TACTGCATATTTAGGGCCCAGAATATTAATAGCTTGATAGGTGATAACAGAAGTTTAAATCTCATTAGGTTCTTCAGTGCGTGTTGTCGTTCCTTGATTGTCTTCAGTTGATCCATTTCCAGTGTTGTGTTGTTGCTCTGACTCATCCGCAACAGTTTCTAGGCAGTCTGATGTTACAAAAACAGGAAGACCACACTCCAACATTTTGTCTGGGATCCAAGTTGTTGTGTTGCATTCAAATGGCGTGATATTTCTGTAACCCTGTGAGATCttatattcatcaaaatttccACTCCAGATACTACCTAGGTAGGCCAGGCTGTAGTATGGAGACATGTATGTAGCAGTGCTAACCCCAATCTGACAACAGACAGCGATGACATGAGTGCAGGGCCTGTGAAGCAGCTGTGGTTTGTTGCATGAACAGGTGGCACTTTCTTGTATTATGGATTCGCCAAACTTACTTATGCTTTCCGATTTCAGGTGAACAACCTCATTCTTCTGCCTCGATTGAACTGTAAAATTCCGAAACTGTTTCTCCTGGAAAACATTTCTGTTTTTGGTGTCTAGGCAAATCACGCGATGCATCTTGGATTTCTCcatttttgaattcatgtcatCCTGGACCCGTTCAGGAAAGTTCATTGATGGGTTGCCAATTGCTTCATTTGCTGCAGCACTTGTGTTTTTGAAGTGCTCTACCAAGCGCAGAAATGTCACCTCCACTATCGCACTGAGCGGAAGGCATGTTATCCCTTTCAATACAGGGTCATTCTTGTATATATTTGATATATCAGCGCCCATGATGCCGTACCTAGCTCCCTTTGTGTCATGCACCAGTGACCACTTCTCCATTGGTTTCAGACGGATCCAGTCAGAAAACTTTGTTACCTTTCCTTCGTTTTCATTGgcatgatctccttcctcctcaGAGTCCACTGAATCAGGTCGGTTGCATGGGCTTTGTGCCTCCAGGTCTGCCTCATCATGCTGGACTAACTCTTGCTGCATTTCCTCACTAGTACCACCTTCTCTCTCTGATGTATATTTTGTTGTCAACTCGTCGAGCTCCTTCCAGATTTTAACAAACTTATTTAGTCGCCTCTGCTGACAAAGTTTCTTGAACATCAACACCAGGTTCTTGTCACCAAAATATGCAAAGAAGTCTTCGGCAAGGTGTTCCATGCACCACCGGCTTTCTACTTTCCGCCATTGTCGTTGGTCGGAACTTAGAAAGTCCTCTATAGCATCGATCAACTCTCTTTTGTAGTCATGTAAAATGCAAACATCCGATGGATGCCTCACTGCTTGCTCCAAATTCCTAAGAAACCACATCCAGCTTTCCTCGGTCTCCCCCTCAACGACGGCACATGCTACTGGAATGGAGTAACCATTAGCATCTAATGCTATAGCAGTCAGCAACACCTCTTGGTATTTCCCGCATAGTGGTGTGCCTTTAATGCATAGCACAGGGCGACAATGATTGAAGGCCTGCACACACTGCCCAAAAGCCCAAAATATACGGTGGAGGACTCGAAAGTTGCTACATCCTGCAACCTCCGCATCCTTGATGTCTACAAAACCCCAAGGGGTTTTACATGTTATGTCCTTAAGTAACCTTGGGGCAAAGTTGTGTGAATCGTAAAATGTACCAAACTCCCGCTCCAGAGCCTTCTGTCTGGCCCTCCACGCCTCAGGGGGGTTCATCTGCTCGCCATAGTGTTCTGCGAGATAAGCTATAATTTCCTTAGGTGTCATTGACAGGTCTTCCACTAGGCGGAGGAAACGGAAGTTAGAAGTTGTCAGGCATTTCGTCCCAGGAAACACAACCCTTGCCAGCTGAGAGTAATCATCGTGCACGGCTTTGAGCAAAATACCATAGTGCTTGATCTCAGAGCATTCTGCATACAACATGAACTTTTGTGTCGCATTCCTTTTCCGCTTTAACTTATTGGCAAAGGCACTCCAGCACTTGTCAGTTTGAAAATAGCGTGTGTCCCACGGGCAGTACTCCATATACCAGCCAGGTTCGAAGTCGTCGAACAAGTCAGTTTTCCGTTGTTTGATGAACCCCTTAATAGAGAGATCTTGTGTTTCTGGATGGAGCCGGAACAGCTTAAAGATCCAGAGTTGCAGATCTACCAACGACATGGACTGCGGCTGCAGTGGTAGTTGGCCGATAACGTGTGCACAATCTTTTACTCCAGGAGAAATGTATGAAGAATCAACTAAATCATCGCCTTGCACGCCATAAAACTCTTTGGTTCGTCCATAGTATACAGGGATCTGAATGGG
The window above is part of the Triticum aestivum cultivar Chinese Spring chromosome 2A, IWGSC CS RefSeq v2.1, whole genome shotgun sequence genome. Proteins encoded here:
- the LOC123187730 gene encoding uncharacterized protein — its product is METAEEPYAYASDSSASHTGADAPASNPGAAAGARKRKAPAATARKPRKQQAQEPIQIPVYYGRTKEFYGVQGDDLVDSSYISPGVKDCAHVIGQLPLQPQSMSLVDLQLWIFKLFRLHPETQDLSIKGFIKQRKTDLFDDFEPGWYMEYCPWDTRYFQTDKCWSAFANKLKRKRNATQKFMLYAECSEIKHYGILLKAVHDDYSQLARVVFPGTKCLTTSNFRFLRLVEDLSMTPKEIIAYLAEHYGEQMNPPEAWRARQKALEREFGTFYDSHNFAPRLLKDITCKTPWGFVDIKDAEVAGCSNFRVLHRIFWAFGQCVQAFNHCRPVLCIKGTPLCGKYQEVLLTAIALDANGYSIPVACAVVEGETEESWMWFLRNLEQAVRHPSDVCILHDYKRELIDAIEDFLSSDQRQWRKVESRWCMEHLAEDFFAYFGDKNLVLMFKKLCQQRRLNKFVKIWKELDELTTKYTSEREGGTSEEMQQELVQHDEADLEAQSPCNRPDSVDSEEEGDHANENEGKVTKFSDWIRLKPMEKWSLVHDTKGARYGIMGADISNIYKNDPVLKGITCLPLSAIVEVTFLRLVEHFKNTSAAANEAIGNPSMNFPERVQDDMNSKMEKSKMHRVICLDTKNRNVFQEKQFRNFTVQSRQKNEVVHLKSESISKFGESIIQESATCSCNKPQLLHRPCTHVIAVCCQIGVSTATYMSPYYSLAYLGSIWSGNFDEYKISQGYRNITPFECNTTTWIPDKMLECGLPVFVTSDCLETVADESEQQHNTGNGSTEDNQGTTTRTEEPNEI